From the Deinococcus sonorensis KR-87 genome, the window CATCGGCTCACCTGCATTCGCCAGCACGAAGCCGTACCCCTGATGGGCGGCCAGCCAGCCTTCAAAGTGTCGTCGCGCCACCGCGGAGTCGGCTGTGCCGGTCATGCCGTATTGTGGCAGGTTCGGCGCAGGCAGCTCTGTGACACGCCGTGGGCGGGGGCCGACGATGCCCACGGCGTGTCCACCGGCAAGACCAGCGTGGGCCGAAATCATCTACAGCAGGTGATGGACGTGGCAGGAAGCCCGACGGAACAGACCTATCTGCCTAGGCCTGCATGAGATTGACGCGCGGTGCATATGACGCTATACTTTTTTCATCAACGTCCGGAAGGGACGTCTTTTTTTTGCATCGCTCAATATAGACAGGAGGGACGTGGGTACGCCCCCTGTTCCAGGCAAAGTCCCGACAGAGCCGCCTGACGTCCCCGACTCACCGGATACGTGGCTGGCTCTGGTGTGGCCCCCGACTACCGACCAGAGCCGCCTGCTGGAATTGATGGCGCTCGTGGGAAAGCCCTTGGGACCGCATCTCCTCGCCCTTCGTCCCGCTATACAGCTGGACGTGTCCGCTCTCTCCAGCCTCGCAGTTCGGCCAGCCCCCAGCCCAGTGCCAGCCCCCACACCGGGGCACTGATGCCCAGCCAGGAAAACCCGGAGGCAGTCAGGACCAGGGTCAGGAGCGCGGCCTCCCGCCAGCGCGGTTCAGTCACCAGCGTCCCCTCCCGTCCCACCAGCAGCGGACCCAGCAGCGCCAGCCCCGCCAATCCCTGAAGCAGCGGCGGCGGAAACACGCTGGCCAGGCTGAGCAGCGCTCCGGCGTTCAGGCCGAGCACGAGGTACCCGCCCGCGCAGCTGAGGCCGGCGATGTACCGTCTGGCCGGGTCAGGATGGGCGTCCGGCCCGGTGCAGATGGCGGCCGTGATGGCTCCCAGGTTCAGTGTGATGCTCCCGAACGGTGCGGCAACCAGCCCGGCCAGCCCGGTCAGCGTCACCAGTGGGCGCGGCGGCACGTGACCGTATCCACTGGCACTCAGGATCGCCAGCCCCGGCAGGTGTTGGGACGCCACCGCCAGCAGCACGCTCGGCAGCGTGATGGCCAGGATGGCCTGAACACTGAAGCTCGGACGGATCAGCGTCAGGTGCCCAGCCACGTGGGCGGCGCCCGAGTGAAGTGTGCCCCCCAGGACCGCCGCACTCAGACCCACCAGCAGGGCCAGCGGCACCGCCCAGCGCGGCACCAGGGCGCGGCCCAGCAGATACGCGGCAAACATCGGCAGCAGGAAGGTGGGGGCGGTGGGAATGGCCATAAAGCCGCGCAGGACGAATGGCAGCAGCACACCCGCGAGCAGGGCGGAGGCCAGCGGTCTTGGAAGGTGCCGCGCAATCCAGTCAAACAGGCCGGTGAGTCCCAGCAGGGCCAGCACGAGGGCAGCGAGCAGTAGGGCACCGACCGCCTCACCGGGAGAAAACCGGGGGCCTTCAGCGATGAGCACCGCCAGCCCAGCAGTGTTCCAGCCGAGAATGATGGGCGACCGGTACACCAGCGACAGCCCCGCACCCAGGACACCCAGGGCGAGATACATGCTGGTGAGGCTGCTGACCGCCTGCCCGGACGTGAAGTGAACGGCCGCGAACATCTGAACGAACAGCGGCAGGTTGCTGGACGCACTCACGAGCACGGCGACCAATCCGGCCACCAGGGCGGTCATCGGCAGCCGGCCTGTTAAGCGCAAGGGACGCGCCTCATCCCAGCACCGGGCGTGGAGCGGGCCCGGATCAGGCACAGCGACTGGACAGGACGCCCGCGCGGCACCGGCCGGCGGGACGAAAGCAGATGGCGGCCAGGCTGCAGTGAAACGCGGGCTGGCCTGGGCGCGACTGGTTTTGGCATGCGTCTCCTCACGGCACGGTAACAGTGAGCGGCACTTCTGGCCAGCGGCGGTCCAGACAGCCGTCAGTCCACCGGGACGGCAGCCGGACGGGCTGCCAGGGCTCCCGGATCCGCCCTGGGGCCAGGAGCGTCTGCACGGTCCAGCTGATCTGCCCTCCACACCCCCTGCGCTGGCCTGTCATTCTTGGAGCACCTATGACACCTTCTCCTCAGGACGCCAGCCCGCTGATGTGGGGCGCCGTCAGGCCCTGGCAGACACCGGAACTGCAACAGCTGGGCCGTCTGCCGGCCCGCGCCACGCTGTATCCCTTTGAAACCCCAGATCAGGCGCGGGCCGGCGAACGAGCGCACTCGCCCTGGGTCGAGAGCCTGAACGGTGAGTGGACCTTTTTCCTGGCGGCGCGGCCGGAAGAGGTGGCGGCCAATTTCATGATGGCAGCGGGCCGAACACCGGAGTGGACCACCCTGCCGGTGCCGGGCAACTGGACGCTGCACACGGGCGACGTTCCCCACTACACCAACGTCCAGATGCCGTTTCCGCAGCTGCCGCCGCAGGTGCCGGATGCCAATCCGACCGGCCTGTACCAGCGGTCCTTCGACCTGCCCCCGCACTGGACTGGCCGCCGGACCGTGCTGCATGTGGGCGGCGCGGAAAGCCTGCTGTATGTATGGGTCAACGGGGCGTTCGTGGGGCTGTCCAAGGACTCGCGGCTGCCGGCAGAATTCGATGTGACGCCCTTTGTGCAGCCGGGCGAGAACCTGCTGGCCTGCGCGGTCGTGAAATGGTCCGACGCCAGCTTCGTCGAGGATCAGGACCAGTGGTGGATGGGCGGCCTTCACCGCGAGGTGTATCTGTACAGCACGCCGCACACCTTCATTCAGGACGTCCAGGTCCGGGCCGAGCCCCAGGAGGATGGCCAGGGACAGCTGGCGGTGACGGTGAGCCAGGGGGGCGACCCTGCAGGCGTGGGAGCGGTGACGGTGCAGCTGTATGGCCCGGACGACCAGGAGGTCGGCGAACCGCTCACGCCGCTGGCCCGGTCTTCCAGCACGCCGCGCGGCCAGGTTCGCTTCTCGGCGCAGGTGGCGACCCCAGACCTGTGGTCGGCCGAACGGCCGGCCCTGTACCGCGTGGTGGTCTCGCTGCACGGGCCGGGCGGGGAGCTGCTGGACGTGACGGCGGTGCGGACCGGCTTCCGGCGCATCGAGGTGCGTGACCGCCAGCTGCTCGTCAACGGGCAGGCGGTGCGGATTCTGGGCGTCAACCGCCACGACCACGACGACCGCACGGGCAGCGCCCTCTCCCGCGACCACATGCGGCGCGACGCCCTGCTGATGAAGCAGCACAACATCAACGCGGTGCGTTCAAGTCACTA encodes:
- a CDS encoding benzoate/H(+) symporter BenE family transporter; this translates as MTALVAGLVAVLVSASSNLPLFVQMFAAVHFTSGQAVSSLTSMYLALGVLGAGLSLVYRSPIILGWNTAGLAVLIAEGPRFSPGEAVGALLLAALVLALLGLTGLFDWIARHLPRPLASALLAGVLLPFVLRGFMAIPTAPTFLLPMFAAYLLGRALVPRWAVPLALLVGLSAAVLGGTLHSGAAHVAGHLTLIRPSFSVQAILAITLPSVLLAVASQHLPGLAILSASGYGHVPPRPLVTLTGLAGLVAAPFGSITLNLGAITAAICTGPDAHPDPARRYIAGLSCAGGYLVLGLNAGALLSLASVFPPPLLQGLAGLALLGPLLVGREGTLVTEPRWREAALLTLVLTASGFSWLGISAPVWGLALGWGLAELRGWRERTRPAV